The Spirosoma radiotolerans genome has a window encoding:
- a CDS encoding DUF427 domain-containing protein, which produces MKAIWNGETIAESNDTVVVENNHYFPKESVNATFLTDSSTHSTCPWKGLASYYSLTVDGKTNTDAAWYYPEPKPAASEIKNRIAFWKGVQVVE; this is translated from the coding sequence AAGCCATCTGGAACGGCGAAACCATCGCCGAAAGTAACGACACGGTCGTTGTTGAAAACAATCATTATTTTCCGAAGGAATCGGTCAACGCTACGTTTCTGACTGATAGTTCAACGCATTCGACCTGCCCCTGGAAAGGCCTGGCATCGTATTACTCACTGACGGTCGATGGCAAAACCAATACCGATGCGGCCTGGTATTATCCCGAGCCCAAACCAGCCGCCAGCGAAATCAAAAACCGGATAGCCTTCTGGAAAGGCGTACAGGTTGTCGAATGA
- a CDS encoding ABC transporter ATP-binding protein, translating into MIEVRKLTKRFDSHTAVQDVSLTVGRGETLVLLGTSGCGKTTTLKMINRLIEPTSGSIQVDGLDVQQQPSPALRRRIGYVIQDGGLFPHYTVADAIATVPKLLGWETARTQERIRELMDKLQLPTSLLMRYPAELSGGQRQRVGLARALAVHPPVVLMDEPFGALDPFTRKHVRRELFGLSELRETTVVLVTHDVNEALELADRIALMDKGRIVQIGPPDELLTNPATDFVRDFLDDKPHRLHD; encoded by the coding sequence ATGATTGAGGTCCGCAAGCTGACAAAACGTTTTGATTCGCATACGGCCGTTCAGGATGTGTCGCTTACGGTTGGCCGGGGAGAAACACTCGTGCTGCTCGGCACCAGTGGGTGTGGCAAAACGACAACGCTTAAAATGATCAATCGCCTGATTGAACCCACAAGTGGCTCCATTCAAGTCGATGGTCTGGACGTTCAGCAGCAGCCCAGCCCTGCGTTACGCCGACGAATTGGCTACGTGATTCAGGATGGCGGCTTGTTTCCCCACTACACGGTTGCCGATGCCATTGCCACCGTTCCGAAACTGCTCGGCTGGGAGACTGCCCGGACTCAGGAGCGAATTCGTGAACTGATGGACAAACTTCAACTGCCCACGAGCCTGCTCATGCGCTATCCGGCTGAGCTGAGTGGCGGGCAGCGGCAGCGCGTTGGACTGGCACGAGCGCTGGCCGTCCATCCACCCGTAGTACTGATGGACGAGCCATTTGGCGCCCTGGATCCCTTTACCCGAAAACACGTTCGGCGAGAGCTGTTCGGCCTGAGCGAACTACGTGAAACGACGGTGGTCCTGGTAACGCACGATGTCAATGAAGCGCTGGAATTGGCCGACCGCATTGCCCTTATGGACAAGGGACGTATTGTTCAAATTGGCCCCCCGGACGAGTTATTGACCAATCCGGCTACTGATTTCGTGCGCGATTTTCTGGATGACAAACCCCACCGGCTGCATGACTGA
- a CDS encoding ABC transporter permease/substrate-binding protein: MTDFFAFVRDHADKLLEQTLTHIGLTFVSLLVALLIGVPLGIFISRQTRLASGVLGVAGVLQTVPSVALLGFLIPVLGIGVGPALVALFLYALLPIIRNTYVGITEVSPLIKEAATGVGMTRNQVLTKVELPLALPVIFAGVRTATVINVGVATLAAYVAAGGLGEFIFSGIALSNVNMMLAGAIPAALLAVGFDFGLARLQRLSAKKLRVGALVFVFLVPFLSAFYLLPGRQDKLIAGFAHEFYGRADGYPGLQKTYGLHLRPRLIDQNLMYEAIRREQVDIISGYSTDGRIKAFDLLVLTDNKHAFPPYDAAPVVRQVTLKRHPELGPTLNLLAGKLTDSVMTALNYQVDYKKESPELVARFFLKRVGLYKDPRLAADSPDRRTETVVMGSKVFTEQYILAEIYRQLIEGQTRLRVITKTGLGGTQICFDALRTGAIDFYPEYTGTGLLVVLQPPVATLTKLTMQSDSVYQFCRQQFREKYQLDWLSPLGFSNSYCLMMRRSQARLDGIQSIDDLVSYLSKK; encoded by the coding sequence ATGACTGACTTCTTCGCATTTGTTCGTGATCATGCTGATAAGTTGCTGGAACAGACGCTCACGCACATCGGTCTGACGTTCGTGTCGTTGTTGGTCGCCTTGCTGATCGGCGTGCCTCTTGGCATTTTTATCTCTCGCCAAACCCGGCTGGCAAGTGGTGTGTTGGGCGTTGCGGGCGTGTTGCAAACAGTACCGAGTGTAGCCTTACTTGGCTTCCTGATTCCGGTGCTCGGCATTGGGGTTGGCCCGGCTCTCGTAGCCTTGTTTCTTTATGCCTTATTGCCCATCATCCGAAATACCTACGTTGGCATCACCGAAGTGAGTCCATTGATAAAGGAAGCTGCAACGGGTGTCGGCATGACCCGGAACCAGGTACTGACCAAAGTGGAATTGCCGCTGGCCCTGCCCGTTATTTTTGCCGGTGTTCGAACGGCAACGGTCATTAATGTAGGCGTGGCAACACTGGCGGCTTATGTAGCTGCGGGTGGCCTGGGCGAATTTATCTTTAGTGGTATAGCGCTCAGCAATGTCAATATGATGCTGGCGGGTGCTATTCCAGCCGCTTTACTGGCCGTCGGATTTGATTTTGGACTGGCCCGCCTGCAGCGTTTATCTGCCAAAAAACTCCGCGTTGGGGCGCTGGTGTTTGTGTTCTTAGTCCCGTTTCTGTCGGCGTTTTATTTGTTGCCCGGTCGGCAGGATAAGTTGATTGCAGGTTTTGCGCACGAATTTTATGGTCGTGCCGACGGTTATCCGGGCTTGCAAAAAACCTATGGCCTGCACCTGCGGCCCCGGCTTATTGATCAGAATCTGATGTACGAAGCTATCCGGCGGGAGCAGGTCGATATCATTAGCGGCTATTCCACCGATGGTCGGATTAAAGCCTTCGACTTGCTGGTTCTGACGGATAATAAACATGCTTTTCCACCTTACGATGCGGCCCCGGTTGTTCGGCAGGTAACGCTCAAACGTCACCCCGAGCTTGGCCCAACGCTAAATTTACTGGCGGGAAAACTGACTGATTCGGTCATGACAGCCCTGAACTATCAGGTCGACTATAAAAAGGAATCGCCGGAACTGGTTGCTCGTTTTTTTCTGAAGCGAGTAGGGTTGTACAAAGACCCCCGGCTCGCTGCGGATTCACCCGACAGGCGTACGGAAACGGTAGTAATGGGGTCAAAGGTGTTTACTGAGCAGTATATTCTGGCTGAAATTTATCGACAACTCATTGAGGGACAAACGCGTCTGCGGGTCATTACCAAAACCGGCCTTGGCGGTACGCAAATTTGTTTCGATGCCTTGCGGACGGGTGCTATTGATTTCTATCCTGAATACACGGGTACGGGTTTGCTGGTGGTGTTGCAGCCCCCGGTGGCAACGCTGACGAAACTGACGATGCAGTCGGATTCCGTCTATCAGTTTTGCCGACAACAATTTCGGGAGAAGTACCAACTCGACTGGTTAAGCCCGCTGGGGTTCAGCAACAGTTATTGCCTGATGATGCGCCGGAGTCAGGCTCGCCTGGATGGTATCCAGTCAATTGATGATTTGGTCAGTTATTTAAGCAAAAAATAG
- a CDS encoding alpha/beta hydrolase, producing MTLSRLLACVLLLTFPVSAIYAKVDTLDVPSAAMNRTLRTAVVLPQRYKKIKQPLPVLYLLHGGSGSFRDWLTKTPDKTLLQRLADQYKLIIVTPDGDPTSYYFDSPLVKSSQFETFISKELIDKIDNTYRTIQDKKGRLIAGLSMGGHGAMFISSRHPDLYAAAGSMSGVMNINTATWKVPADFAKSRADNFAKLIGPPKDGDAPYPGYTLVTLADKLKANNLPLIFDIGVDDFLIETNRDLHRRLMANKTPHDYTERPGAHTWEYWGNALPYQLLFFSKILQANGALVNDK from the coding sequence ATGACCTTGTCTCGTCTGTTGGCCTGTGTTCTTCTACTAACTTTTCCTGTATCAGCTATTTATGCAAAAGTTGACACACTCGATGTGCCCAGTGCTGCCATGAACCGAACACTTCGGACGGCCGTTGTGCTGCCCCAGCGATACAAAAAAATAAAGCAGCCGCTGCCGGTATTGTACCTGCTTCATGGAGGAAGTGGTAGTTTTCGGGACTGGCTCACCAAGACACCGGACAAAACGCTCCTTCAACGACTGGCCGATCAATATAAACTGATCATCGTTACACCAGACGGCGACCCCACTAGCTATTATTTCGATAGCCCGCTGGTCAAGAGCAGCCAATTTGAGACCTTCATCTCGAAGGAACTGATTGATAAAATTGACAATACCTACCGAACCATCCAGGATAAAAAAGGGCGGCTCATTGCAGGCTTGTCGATGGGTGGCCACGGGGCTATGTTTATCTCGAGCCGTCATCCCGACCTATACGCTGCTGCCGGAAGCATGAGTGGTGTCATGAACATCAACACGGCAACCTGGAAAGTGCCTGCTGATTTTGCCAAATCACGGGCCGATAACTTTGCCAAACTAATTGGTCCCCCCAAAGACGGCGATGCCCCCTATCCGGGCTATACCCTGGTGACCCTGGCTGACAAGCTGAAAGCAAACAACCTACCGTTGATTTTTGACATTGGGGTAGATGATTTCCTGATCGAAACAAACCGCGATCTACACCGCCGGCTCATGGCGAATAAAACTCCACATGATTACACGGAGCGCCCTGGTGCTCACACTTGGGAATATTGGGGGAACGCTTTGCCTTACCAACTGCTGTTTTTTAGCAAAATCCTTCAGGCAAATGGCGCTTTAGTCAATGATAAATAA
- a CDS encoding YsnF/AvaK domain-containing protein, which produces MAQQTVIGVFDDASDAQRAVDQLISNGFSRDSIDLSAQTSSNYSDSTTTRVDRDDDDDHDSGIGGFFSSLFGSDSDESRKYSHVANRGSLVTVHAQSADEAERAADLLDEYGAVDVDERASEYGYANYNQSSNTPNSVEYGAASTGAATTGVGATGTGYGVTDDLTNTTDRLPTTDADQTIKVIEENLEVGKREVERGGVRVRSRIVERPVEESLRLREERVHVQRTPVNRPATADDLNAFQEGSIELVEHAEVPVVSKTANVVEEISVGKEVNERVETIRDTVRSTDVNFENLPSTDPLTQTNQTNRTIDLDDDANTSYTNR; this is translated from the coding sequence ATGGCACAACAAACAGTAATCGGCGTATTCGATGACGCATCAGATGCGCAACGCGCCGTAGACCAACTAATCAGCAACGGTTTCTCACGTGACAGCATTGACTTGTCAGCTCAAACGTCGTCGAATTACAGCGACAGCACCACAACCCGCGTTGATCGGGATGATGACGACGATCACGATAGTGGGATTGGCGGCTTCTTCAGTTCGCTGTTTGGTAGTGATAGCGATGAGTCGCGCAAGTATTCGCATGTAGCCAATCGTGGCTCACTTGTAACGGTTCATGCGCAATCCGCGGATGAAGCCGAACGGGCTGCCGATCTGCTCGACGAATATGGCGCTGTTGACGTTGATGAGCGGGCGAGCGAATATGGATACGCAAATTATAACCAAAGCAGTAATACCCCGAACAGCGTAGAATACGGGGCTGCGAGCACAGGCGCTGCCACCACTGGTGTTGGTGCTACAGGTACAGGCTATGGTGTAACAGACGACCTGACAAACACAACGGATCGTTTACCAACAACGGATGCCGATCAGACAATTAAAGTCATTGAAGAGAACCTGGAAGTAGGCAAACGGGAAGTTGAGCGTGGTGGTGTGCGGGTGCGCAGCCGCATCGTTGAGCGCCCGGTGGAAGAAAGTCTGCGTCTACGGGAAGAGCGTGTGCATGTGCAACGGACTCCCGTTAACCGGCCCGCTACCGCCGATGACCTGAATGCATTCCAGGAAGGCAGCATTGAACTGGTCGAGCATGCCGAAGTACCTGTTGTTTCGAAAACGGCCAACGTCGTTGAAGAAATATCGGTCGGCAAAGAGGTTAACGAACGCGTTGAAACCATCCGGGACACCGTTCGGAGCACGGATGTAAATTTTGAAAACCTGCCCTCAACAGATCCATTGACTCAGACAAATCAAACAAACCGCACAATCGATCTGGACGATGACGCAAACACGTCCTACACCAATCGGTAA
- a CDS encoding YsnF/AvaK domain-containing protein codes for MNYEADSTQLPNQTQPPAAAAWTEQTHRFDVIQEQVQVDKEVVETGVVHIIKRVNEERQIVGLPTTREEITVERVAVNRYVETPPSVRYEGDTMIVPVLQEVIVTQKKILLVEEVYVTKHKVHEYQSQEVLLRKESIVVERTPVNPDKPI; via the coding sequence ATGAACTACGAAGCGGATTCAACTCAATTACCCAACCAAACTCAGCCTCCTGCAGCAGCAGCATGGACGGAGCAAACCCACCGGTTTGACGTCATCCAGGAGCAGGTGCAGGTCGACAAAGAGGTGGTCGAAACGGGTGTAGTTCACATAATAAAACGAGTGAATGAAGAACGTCAGATTGTTGGCTTACCAACTACTCGGGAGGAAATCACGGTCGAACGGGTTGCCGTCAATCGGTATGTCGAAACGCCCCCGAGCGTTCGTTACGAAGGCGATACCATGATTGTTCCTGTCTTGCAGGAAGTGATTGTTACACAGAAAAAGATTCTGTTAGTCGAAGAAGTATATGTAACAAAACATAAGGTACACGAATATCAATCGCAGGAGGTCCTTCTGCGGAAGGAAAGTATCGTGGTCGAACGGACGCCGGTTAATCCGGATAAACCAATCTGA